The following are encoded in a window of Primulina eburnea isolate SZY01 chromosome 4, ASM2296580v1, whole genome shotgun sequence genomic DNA:
- the LOC140829618 gene encoding uncharacterized protein, with protein MAESSFVQQAIPKFDGHYDHWAMLMENFLRSKEYWGLVENEIPAAAEGLTDAQRKNIEDQRLKDLKAKNYLFQAIDRSVLETILNKDTTKNISHSLKQKYQGTTQVKRAHLQALRKEFEIIHMKTGESVNEYFARTLAIANKMKANGENKGDVAVVEKILRSMTPKFDYVVCSIEEFKNIDILTIDELQNSLLVHEQRMRSHEEEEHALKITHGDQLGGRGRGRGSLRGRGRGRGKQSFDKATVECYSCHKLGHFQWECPSKEKEANYVETEEETLLMACVDKANGEDMWFLDSGCSNHMCGKKEYF; from the coding sequence ATGGCAGAAAGTTCTTTTGTGCAGCAAGCAATTCCGAAGTTTGATGGGCATTATGATCATTGGGCAATGCTTATGGAAAATTTCTTGCGTTCTAAGGAGTATTGGGGATTGGTGGAGAATGAGATTCCTGCAGCAGCAGAAGGTCTCACAGATGCTCAGAGGAAAAACATTGAAGATCAGAGGTTGAAAGATTTGAAAGCAAAGAACTATCTATTTCAAGCAATAGATCGTTCGGTCCTGGAGACAATCCTCAACAAGGATACAACAAAGAATATATCGCATTCTTTGAAGCAGAAGTATCAAGGTACAACACAAGTAAAGCGTGCTCACTTACAAGCTCTTCGGAAAGAGTTTGAAATTATTCACATGAAAACAGGAGAATCTGTGAATGAGTATTTTGCTCGGACCCTTGCCATAGCCAACAAGATGAAAGCAAATGGTGAGAACAAAGGAGATGTTGCAGTAGTTGAAAAGATTTTACGATCCATGACTCCAAAGTTTGATTATGTTGTGTGTTCCATTGAAGAGTTTAAGAATATAGATATCTTAACCATTGATGAGTTGCAAAACAGCCTGCTTGTGCATGAACAACGCATGAGGTCTCATGAGGAAGAAGAACATGCTTTGAAGATTACTCATGGAGATCAACTTGGAGGAAGGGGTCGAGGACGTGGAAGTCTTAGAGGAAGAGGAAGGGGACGAGGCAAACAAAGTTTTGACAAGGCCACAGTGGAGTGCTATTCCTGTCATAAGCTTGGACATTTTCAATGGGAATGTCCAAGCAAAGAGAAGGAAGCCAACTATGTTGAGACTGAAGAAGAGACGTTACTGATGGCTTGTGTTGATAAGGCAAATGGAGAAGATATGTGGTTCCTTGACTCAGGATGTAGCAATCACATGTGTGGAAAGAAGGAGTACTTCTAA